The Thermococcus sp. MV5 genome includes a window with the following:
- a CDS encoding antitoxin family protein yields the protein MPIIVEAVYENGVFKPLKKLKLKNGQKVKIRIELDVSKYYGVFGKASAKELKELEEEAQM from the coding sequence ATGCCCATCATTGTTGAGGCTGTTTATGAAAATGGTGTCTTTAAGCCTTTAAAGAAATTAAAGCTAAAAAATGGCCAAAAAGTCAAAATTAGAATTGAGTTAGATGTATCTAAGTATTATGGAGTATTCGGAAAAGCTTCTGCAAAAGAATTAAAAGAACTAGAAGAGGAGGCTCAAATGTGA
- a CDS encoding PIN domain-containing protein: protein MIFVDTNIFYNFLFETELSPRAKEIIEMPYELVTSFTVLNELVYIIIRKLTERRYGIRNYFDFRKFISEKGYEPFKEDLKVIFGLLDERSIAILPDYQEVSEWRKVMEKYKLLSNDALIAITCRHYGINTLATFDGDFKRVDFLEVVP, encoded by the coding sequence GTGATATTTGTTGATACAAATATATTTTACAATTTTCTTTTTGAAACTGAACTTAGTCCAAGAGCAAAAGAGATTATTGAGATGCCTTATGAACTTGTTACATCATTTACTGTTCTGAATGAGCTTGTTTATATTATTATTAGGAAACTTACCGAAAGGAGGTATGGGATAAGGAACTATTTTGATTTCAGAAAATTTATCTCTGAAAAGGGTTACGAACCCTTCAAAGAGGATTTAAAAGTTATATTTGGGTTACTTGATGAAAGGAGTATTGCAATCTTGCCTGACTATCAAGAGGTCAGTGAATGGAGGAAAGTTATGGAAAAGTACAAACTCCTATCCAATGATGCGTTAATTGCAATAACTTGCAGGCACTATGGGATAAACACACTGGCAACCTTTGATGGGGATTTTAAACGGGTTGATTTTCTTGAAGTTGTGCCATGA
- the rfbC gene encoding dTDP-4-dehydrorhamnose 3,5-epimerase, giving the protein MPFEFKRLEIPDVILIKPKVFEDERGFFMETYKKPDFEKAGIKGDFVQDNHSKSKYGVLRGLHFQREPYAQAKIVRCIRGVIYDVAVDLRKNSPNFGKYVGVILSEFNKYQLYIPRGFAHGFVVLSDVAEVAYKVDNVYAPDYESGLIWNDPDVNIQWPVDEPIVSPKDQKWPTLKELIGRGELF; this is encoded by the coding sequence ATGCCCTTCGAATTTAAAAGGTTGGAAATCCCAGATGTGATTTTAATTAAGCCTAAGGTCTTTGAGGATGAGAGGGGCTTTTTCATGGAAACTTACAAAAAACCAGATTTTGAAAAAGCTGGGATAAAAGGTGATTTTGTTCAGGATAATCATTCAAAGTCAAAGTACGGGGTTTTGAGAGGTTTGCACTTTCAGAGAGAGCCTTATGCTCAGGCCAAAATAGTGAGGTGCATTAGAGGAGTTATCTACGATGTCGCTGTTGATTTAAGGAAAAATTCGCCAAACTTTGGGAAATACGTTGGGGTTATTCTTTCGGAATTCAATAAATATCAGCTCTACATTCCGAGGGGATTTGCTCATGGGTTTGTTGTGCTTAGTGATGTTGCCGAAGTTGCTTACAAGGTTGATAACGTCTATGCTCCGGATTATGAGAGTGGCCTTATATGGAATGATCCGGATGTTAATATTCAGTGGCCCGTCGATGAGCCAATAGTTTCTCCAAAGGATCAGAAATGGCCAACTTTGAAAGAGCTAATTGGGAGAGGCGAGCTGTTTTGA